From the Teredinibacter turnerae T7901 genome, one window contains:
- the uvrD gene encoding DNA helicase II, translating into MTESPLVKDLNSAQREAVAAPLGNQLVLAGAGSGKTRVLVHRIAWLMEQQSVSPHQVMAVTFTNKAAREMRERLTHLIGDRLGPRGVHSMWVGTFHGIAHRLLKAHWQEAGLSQNFQIMDSDDQLRLIKRIYQTLALDDSRWPVKQAQWYINNQKDEGLRPAHIDPGHDPFAQTMKLVYEAYEEACENAGLVDFAELLLRSHELWLKNKSLLDHYQRRFVAILVDEFQDTNSVQYAWLRVLAGHACAVTAVGDDDQSIYGWRGAKIENIQQFENDFAPVGVTRLEQNYRSTSTILSAANAVIENNFGRLGKNLWTDGGEGEHIDLFAGFNEQDEARYIVERVQDYLREDGSRARTDCAVLYRSNAQSRILEEAFLRENVPYRIYGGQRFYDRLEIKNALAYLRLISSRQDDAALERVINTPTRGIGAKTIESIRIFARDQGCSLYAAMQAALRNKVFSARAAGALNGFVALIDELEENVAQLTLGEAAELVLEKSGLVEFHRKEKGEKGQARVENLEELVNACRLFEPQDEEVTPLQEFLANAALDAGDGQADEFEDAVQMMTLHSAKGLEFPLVFLAGMEENLFPHKMSLDEPGRLEEERRLCYVGITRAMDKLVISYAESRRMHGNENFNAVSRFIREIPQNLVREVRIQSTVSRPASYSSSSATRQTEVDDFPDLKLGQSVLHPVFGEGTITQFEGRGAGAKVYVNFMREGGKWLALQYAKLEVV; encoded by the coding sequence ATGACAGAATCTCCCCTAGTAAAAGACCTTAATAGCGCTCAGCGAGAAGCGGTAGCCGCGCCGCTGGGCAATCAACTGGTACTCGCCGGTGCAGGCAGTGGTAAAACCCGCGTATTGGTGCACCGTATCGCCTGGCTGATGGAACAGCAGAGTGTTTCGCCCCATCAAGTAATGGCGGTCACGTTCACCAACAAAGCCGCGCGGGAAATGCGCGAGCGCTTGACCCATCTCATCGGTGATCGCCTGGGGCCGCGCGGTGTGCACAGCATGTGGGTTGGCACCTTTCACGGCATTGCACACCGCCTGCTCAAAGCCCACTGGCAGGAAGCGGGCCTGAGCCAGAACTTTCAGATTATGGATTCGGATGACCAGCTGCGGCTGATCAAACGGATCTATCAAACACTCGCGCTGGATGACAGCCGCTGGCCTGTGAAGCAGGCGCAGTGGTATATCAACAACCAGAAAGACGAGGGCCTGCGCCCAGCGCACATCGACCCGGGCCATGATCCGTTTGCCCAAACCATGAAGCTGGTATACGAAGCCTATGAAGAGGCGTGCGAGAACGCCGGGCTGGTGGATTTTGCTGAGTTGTTGTTGCGCTCGCACGAGTTGTGGCTGAAGAACAAATCCCTGCTCGACCACTACCAGCGCCGGTTTGTGGCGATTTTGGTGGACGAATTTCAGGATACTAACAGTGTGCAATATGCCTGGTTGCGGGTGCTGGCGGGCCACGCCTGTGCGGTAACGGCAGTGGGCGACGACGACCAGTCCATCTACGGCTGGCGCGGTGCCAAAATCGAAAATATCCAGCAGTTCGAGAATGACTTTGCACCGGTGGGCGTTACCCGCCTGGAACAGAATTATCGCTCCACCTCAACCATTCTCAGTGCTGCCAACGCGGTGATCGAAAACAACTTTGGCCGCCTGGGGAAAAACCTGTGGACAGATGGCGGTGAAGGCGAGCACATCGACCTTTTCGCCGGGTTTAATGAACAGGATGAAGCGCGCTATATCGTCGAGCGGGTGCAGGATTATCTGCGTGAAGACGGCAGTCGCGCGCGCACCGATTGTGCCGTGCTATACCGCTCCAATGCCCAGTCCCGCATCCTGGAAGAAGCCTTTTTACGGGAAAACGTCCCCTACCGCATCTACGGGGGCCAACGCTTTTACGACCGGCTGGAAATTAAAAACGCACTCGCCTATTTACGTTTGATAAGCAGTCGTCAGGACGATGCGGCGCTCGAGCGGGTTATCAATACCCCAACGCGTGGCATCGGCGCCAAAACCATCGAAAGTATTCGCATTTTTGCCCGCGATCAGGGCTGCTCGCTCTACGCAGCTATGCAAGCGGCGCTGCGCAACAAGGTGTTTAGCGCGCGGGCGGCAGGAGCGCTAAATGGCTTTGTTGCGCTTATCGACGAGTTGGAAGAGAACGTGGCCCAATTAACCCTGGGCGAGGCCGCTGAACTGGTGTTGGAGAAGAGCGGTTTGGTGGAGTTTCACCGCAAGGAAAAAGGTGAGAAAGGACAGGCGCGTGTGGAAAACCTGGAAGAGCTGGTCAACGCCTGTCGGTTGTTTGAACCACAGGATGAAGAAGTGACCCCCCTGCAGGAATTTCTTGCCAATGCCGCGCTGGATGCTGGCGATGGTCAAGCTGACGAGTTTGAAGATGCGGTGCAAATGATGACGCTGCACAGCGCCAAAGGGCTGGAATTTCCGCTGGTGTTTTTAGCGGGGATGGAAGAAAACCTGTTCCCCCACAAGATGTCTTTAGATGAGCCGGGTCGGCTCGAGGAAGAGCGTCGACTGTGTTATGTCGGTATCACCCGCGCTATGGACAAGCTGGTGATCAGTTATGCCGAAAGTCGGCGCATGCACGGCAATGAAAACTTCAACGCGGTGTCGCGGTTTATTCGCGAAATTCCACAAAACCTGGTGCGCGAAGTTCGTATTCAATCCACGGTCAGCCGTCCGGCGAGCTATTCGTCATCCTCCGCAACCCGGCAAACGGAAGTGGATGATTTCCCCGATTTAAAACTGGGTCAGAGCGTGCTGCACCCGGTGTTCGGCGAAGGCACCATCACCCAGTTTGAGGGTCGCGGTGCTGGCGCTAAGGTGTATGTTAACTTTATGCGCGAAGGCGGCAAGTGGCTGGCGTTGCAGTACGCCAAGCTGGAAGTTGTCTAG
- a CDS encoding c-type cytochrome — MIAQLKIPLRLGVVLALSTGALGSAAAPSPESIYNAYCIACHGADMNQGLGGSLVDAEWKHAQTDAQIANLIRTGLPAKGMPAFGKMLDDAQVEGLVTLIRSKAESPAKTE; from the coding sequence ATGATCGCACAGTTAAAAATTCCGCTTCGCTTGGGGGTCGTGTTGGCATTGTCGACAGGTGCGCTTGGCAGCGCTGCAGCACCCAGCCCTGAATCGATCTACAACGCCTATTGTATTGCCTGCCACGGTGCTGACATGAATCAGGGGCTCGGCGGTAGCCTGGTAGACGCAGAATGGAAGCATGCACAAACCGATGCGCAAATCGCCAACCTTATCCGCACCGGGTTGCCAGCGAAAGGTATGCCGGCTTTTGGCAAGATGCTGGATGATGCCCAGGTAGAGGGGTTAGTGACGTTGATTCGCAGTAAGGCAGAATCCCCGGCTAAAACGGAATAA
- a CDS encoding choice-of-anchor B family protein, whose translation MTSKTIQGFVAISLLLVGISAAFADDSRPRYVSGAGADKGNCSNMFRPCRTIAYAVHQAGKFDSIKVAAGEYDLQGLDNLILLLSADVTAGYDTITHFTQRDVQRTRSQLQGVPPEYREHFENLGFQVIVDRKGKTIARSDVHQLRQKLSVSAMDHGPAACTNGSAGSFVCAGIDLLSHLSLATLGATAANDIWGYVDLNSLREYVIIGLNNGAAIIDVTEPEAPQVVSRYNGPDSVWRDVKVYQYWDAANTRWRAVAYITTETSAGLAVIDLSRLPNGTVTLAENADFSTAHNVGLLNANFAYGTAESVVGGQLLIAGADKNRGNFRVYNLASPLAPSLSTVSDTGYMHDAAPVAIDDARAASQCGDGVHCELMADFNEDSFDVWDLTPGSAPALLSRTQYSDMAYVHSGWWSEDGQLLFVQDELDELQHGLHTTLRLYHMQDVGAPQLLSLWQGPTSAIDHNGYARGNRYYMSNYMAGLTVVDFSTPQTPVRSGYFDTYPASSMAGFDGAWGVYPFLPSGTLAVSDISGGLFLLREQRPPEPSGGVLEFNAEDIWVNPGSAVPVSISRYHGSGGDLSVKLLLKTLGDGATGATLSESTLTWPHRDFSDKTVTLTLPDNAADHGPLLLTLVSPQGQGRLGVRNSLRIHPHNSASAPTLQLLETAIRVPDLQQTTRVVVARQGDISSALEMRWTLQPELAGQQQGTLRWDAGTGKPQTLELPVDAAAGRSVLSLASDNAILTSDCVWLQVDLPARTTLPECDAALPPNLTDGGTDEDGRAQTSSGGGGAWGLPWLWLALCLIARRNCRR comes from the coding sequence ATGACGAGCAAAACAATACAAGGATTCGTAGCAATATCGCTGCTGTTGGTCGGTATATCAGCGGCATTCGCGGATGATAGTAGGCCGCGTTATGTTTCCGGTGCGGGCGCGGACAAAGGCAACTGCAGCAATATGTTTCGCCCGTGCCGCACAATTGCCTACGCGGTGCACCAAGCGGGCAAATTTGACAGCATCAAAGTTGCGGCCGGTGAGTATGACCTGCAGGGGTTAGATAACCTGATCCTGCTACTGAGCGCGGACGTCACCGCCGGTTACGACACCATCACCCATTTTACGCAGCGCGACGTGCAGCGCACTCGCTCACAACTTCAGGGCGTACCGCCCGAGTACCGCGAGCACTTCGAGAATCTCGGCTTCCAGGTGATCGTCGACCGCAAGGGAAAAACCATAGCGCGTTCGGATGTGCATCAGCTTCGGCAAAAACTTTCGGTGTCTGCCATGGATCACGGGCCTGCGGCCTGCACCAATGGCAGCGCGGGCAGTTTTGTCTGCGCTGGTATCGATCTGCTCAGCCACCTGAGTTTAGCAACGCTTGGTGCGACGGCGGCCAACGATATCTGGGGTTATGTGGATCTGAACAGTTTGCGGGAGTACGTGATTATCGGCCTGAACAATGGCGCCGCGATCATTGATGTGACTGAGCCGGAAGCGCCTCAGGTCGTCAGCCGCTACAACGGTCCGGATTCGGTGTGGCGCGACGTAAAGGTGTATCAATACTGGGACGCCGCGAATACTCGTTGGCGCGCCGTGGCTTATATCACGACGGAGACTTCGGCGGGGCTTGCGGTTATTGATTTGAGTCGTTTACCAAACGGGACTGTCACCCTGGCGGAGAACGCTGACTTTAGCACCGCCCACAATGTTGGCTTACTTAACGCGAACTTCGCCTACGGTACGGCGGAATCTGTTGTAGGCGGTCAGCTACTGATTGCGGGTGCGGACAAAAATCGCGGTAATTTCCGCGTTTACAACCTGGCTTCGCCTCTCGCGCCTTCGCTCAGCACGGTGAGCGACACAGGCTATATGCACGACGCCGCACCGGTGGCGATTGACGATGCCCGTGCTGCGAGTCAATGCGGTGACGGTGTGCACTGCGAGCTGATGGCCGATTTCAATGAAGACAGTTTCGATGTGTGGGATCTCACTCCCGGCAGTGCGCCCGCGTTATTGTCCCGTACCCAGTACAGCGACATGGCTTACGTGCATTCCGGCTGGTGGAGCGAAGACGGTCAGCTGTTGTTTGTACAGGACGAGTTGGACGAACTGCAACACGGATTGCACACGACGCTGCGCCTCTACCATATGCAGGATGTGGGGGCGCCGCAATTGCTCTCGCTCTGGCAAGGCCCGACCAGCGCCATCGACCACAACGGTTACGCGCGTGGCAACCGCTATTACATGTCTAACTACATGGCGGGGCTGACGGTGGTCGATTTCAGCACACCGCAAACTCCGGTTCGCAGCGGGTATTTTGATACCTACCCCGCAAGCAGCATGGCTGGCTTCGACGGTGCCTGGGGCGTTTATCCGTTTTTGCCATCCGGCACCCTCGCGGTCAGCGACATCAGTGGCGGCCTGTTTTTACTGCGGGAGCAGCGTCCACCAGAACCAAGCGGCGGTGTACTGGAATTTAATGCAGAGGACATCTGGGTGAATCCGGGAAGCGCTGTTCCTGTCAGTATTTCGCGCTACCATGGCTCGGGCGGCGATCTGAGCGTGAAACTTTTACTGAAAACACTGGGCGATGGCGCCACCGGTGCGACTTTATCGGAATCCACCCTCACCTGGCCGCACCGCGATTTCAGCGATAAGACCGTCACCCTGACCTTGCCGGACAACGCCGCCGACCATGGGCCACTGCTGCTTACACTGGTGTCGCCGCAAGGCCAGGGACGACTTGGGGTACGCAACAGTTTGCGTATTCACCCCCACAACTCAGCAAGTGCACCGACTTTGCAACTGCTGGAGACAGCGATACGTGTGCCGGATCTACAACAGACAACGCGCGTGGTCGTCGCCCGGCAGGGCGACATCAGTAGTGCATTGGAAATGCGGTGGACACTGCAGCCAGAACTGGCGGGACAACAGCAAGGGACCCTCCGCTGGGATGCGGGCACAGGCAAACCACAAACGCTTGAATTGCCGGTGGATGCGGCTGCGGGCCGGTCAGTACTCAGTCTGGCATCCGACAACGCAATACTCACGAGTGACTGCGTTTGGTTGCAAGTGGACCTGCCAGCGCGAACAACACTGCCAGAATGCGATGCGGCGTTGCCGCCTAACCTCACCGACGGTGGAACAGATGAAGATGGCCGAGCACAAACCAGCAGCGGTGGCGGCGGTGCCTGGGGCCTACCCTGGCTGTGGCTTGCGCTGTGCTTAATTGCCCGACGCAATTGTCGCCGTTAA
- a CDS encoding 4'-phosphopantetheinyl transferase family protein has protein sequence MLQLHICNAADFTSFSEDSYADFLDQDECARVSRMREPAAVRFLQARFMCKRLLADQLGVSLTQVNFAYTENGKPFLPTVPNLQFSISHCRGAVAVAIASHPIGVDIEDMDRGRKNRAWESPEHFLNAATATAVHSAPSADKAQVFTLLWTLLESQVKLRDSSIVRAARHLRIALERDAQPWRVRTSQDEHGTGVAWLSWSQGGQVVSVAMDSASAETYESAATVEIYRWPERDKMALAMLARG, from the coding sequence ATGCTCCAGTTGCACATTTGTAATGCGGCGGATTTCACGTCGTTTTCTGAGGATTCATACGCGGATTTTCTCGACCAAGACGAGTGCGCGCGGGTAAGCCGTATGCGTGAACCTGCCGCTGTACGCTTTCTCCAGGCGCGGTTTATGTGTAAGCGCTTACTCGCCGACCAGCTTGGCGTTAGCCTTACACAGGTAAACTTCGCATACACGGAAAACGGCAAACCTTTCCTGCCAACCGTACCCAACCTGCAGTTCAGCATTTCACACTGTCGCGGTGCGGTGGCAGTGGCTATCGCATCGCACCCCATTGGGGTTGATATAGAAGACATGGACCGCGGCAGAAAGAACCGGGCATGGGAGTCGCCCGAGCATTTTCTCAACGCTGCCACCGCGACTGCCGTGCACAGCGCTCCATCAGCGGACAAAGCACAGGTGTTTACCCTGCTGTGGACGCTGCTGGAAAGCCAGGTGAAATTGCGCGATAGCAGTATTGTTCGCGCTGCTCGCCACTTGCGCATCGCCCTCGAGCGCGATGCGCAACCCTGGCGGGTACGCACCTCGCAAGACGAACACGGCACTGGGGTGGCCTGGCTCAGCTGGTCACAGGGTGGGCAGGTGGTGTCGGTCGCCATGGACAGCGCATCCGCTGAAACATACGAAAGCGCGGCTACAGTGGAAATCTATCGTTGGCCAGAACGCGACAAGATGGCCTTAGCTATGTTGGCTCGGGGTTGA
- a CDS encoding MOSC domain-containing protein: MSQQHLIGRLCRDLPAGKLEWIGLRSKHKGEIVEVDAVRAIAERGLEGDHRIAKTPGSGRQVTLISREFITQICGHLGLNEIPPALLRRNLVVSGVNLNALRYQQIRVGSQVIIEAGALCHPCSRMESTLGKGAVAAMLGYGGLCAKILCGGEIRLGDLVQKIDHPLPQAPRPVQRKLL, from the coding sequence ATGAGCCAGCAACACCTGATCGGCCGTTTATGTCGCGATCTTCCTGCCGGCAAGCTGGAGTGGATCGGCTTGCGCAGCAAACATAAAGGCGAAATTGTCGAGGTGGACGCCGTGCGGGCAATTGCGGAGCGCGGCCTGGAGGGGGACCACCGCATAGCCAAAACTCCCGGCTCCGGGCGGCAGGTCACCTTGATCAGCCGTGAGTTTATTACACAGATTTGCGGTCACCTGGGGCTCAACGAGATTCCGCCAGCACTTTTGCGCCGCAATCTGGTGGTTAGCGGCGTTAATCTAAATGCACTGCGCTACCAACAGATTCGGGTAGGTTCGCAGGTTATAATCGAGGCGGGTGCCTTGTGTCACCCCTGCTCACGAATGGAATCGACATTAGGGAAAGGCGCGGTTGCCGCAATGCTGGGCTACGGTGGGTTATGCGCGAAAATACTGTGTGGAGGCGAAATTCGTTTGGGCGATTTGGTGCAAAAGATCGACCACCCTTTACCGCAAGCGCCACGTCCGGTACAGCGTAAATTACTCTAA
- a CDS encoding permease, which produces MSKTCCSSSQEGQAVAHASASGDTVSCHTSASDHQSQAKASTQDSCCSSSASASSQSTASASSAATVSSCCGSTSSPAANSTKSTSSCCDTPKGRIDYLLWGSLTGVLVGYANYLFASYLGVEHTANALLTMSHAIYDLLNTMAWGLVLGVFMVALLSKVPRDLVMSVLGTHGGFNGMLRATGAGLLLDLCSHGILMVGAKLYERGASIGQVMAFLIASPWNSFSLTLILIALIGFGWTIAFILLSAVIAIATGLMFDALVKRGTLPANPNSTPLDDDFQFWPAARTALAQGNYTRAGWWQFVKDGVRESRMVIRWLMFGILLAALIRTFVPPDYFSQYFGPTALGLAVTLIAATVLEVCSEGSTPIAADIFTRAAAPGNSFGFLMTGVSTDYTEIMVLKDATRSWKIALFLPLLTLPQVVVVALVLNGFSS; this is translated from the coding sequence GTGTCCAAAACCTGTTGTAGCTCCAGTCAAGAAGGCCAGGCCGTGGCCCACGCCAGTGCCAGCGGCGATACGGTATCCTGCCACACGTCCGCCAGCGATCATCAATCCCAGGCTAAAGCCAGCACGCAGGATAGCTGTTGTTCCAGCAGTGCATCGGCCAGCAGTCAAAGCACCGCGTCGGCGTCCAGCGCGGCGACCGTCAGCAGTTGTTGTGGCAGCACCAGTAGTCCTGCAGCGAACAGCACAAAATCTACCTCCAGTTGTTGCGACACGCCCAAGGGCCGCATCGATTACTTGCTCTGGGGCTCGTTAACGGGCGTGCTGGTCGGCTACGCCAACTACCTGTTCGCTAGCTATCTTGGGGTTGAACACACGGCAAATGCACTGCTCACCATGAGCCATGCCATCTACGATCTACTCAACACCATGGCATGGGGCCTTGTGCTCGGCGTATTTATGGTTGCGTTGCTCAGCAAGGTTCCGCGAGACCTGGTGATGTCCGTGCTGGGCACCCACGGCGGGTTCAACGGCATGTTGCGCGCGACCGGCGCCGGTTTACTGCTGGACCTGTGCAGCCACGGTATTTTGATGGTTGGCGCAAAGCTCTATGAACGCGGTGCCTCCATCGGTCAGGTGATGGCGTTTCTCATTGCCAGCCCCTGGAATTCGTTCTCGCTGACACTCATTCTGATTGCGCTGATCGGCTTCGGCTGGACCATCGCATTTATTCTGCTGTCGGCAGTCATTGCTATTGCAACCGGCTTGATGTTCGATGCGCTGGTTAAGCGCGGCACCTTGCCTGCCAACCCCAATTCCACCCCATTGGACGACGATTTCCAATTCTGGCCCGCTGCCCGCACCGCGCTGGCCCAGGGCAATTACACCCGCGCGGGTTGGTGGCAATTTGTGAAGGATGGGGTGAGAGAATCCCGCATGGTCATACGCTGGTTGATGTTCGGCATACTGCTGGCAGCGCTGATTCGCACCTTCGTGCCGCCGGATTATTTCAGTCAGTACTTTGGCCCAACGGCATTAGGGTTGGCGGTAACTTTGATTGCTGCCACGGTGCTGGAAGTTTGCTCAGAAGGCTCCACCCCGATTGCTGCCGATATCTTTACCCGCGCCGCTGCACCCGGCAATAGCTTCGGCTTCCTAATGACCGGCGTCAGTACCGATTACACGGAAATTATGGTGCTGAAAGATGCCACGCGGTCGTGGAAGATTGCGCTGTTTTTGCCCCTGCTCACACTGCCGCAAGTGGTGGTAGTCGCGCTGGTCCTGAATGGGTTCAGTAGCTAG
- a CDS encoding response regulator, which yields MFAAPKAILVIEDNPDNQQLVTWILEDEGYQVACADTAEDGLALLEDTRFDLILMDISLPGMDGKEATQQIRNTPHLKDIPILALTAHAVQGEREAIVASGVDGLMTKPLDEEELLKTLFSLFNPEPT from the coding sequence ATGTTTGCAGCCCCCAAAGCAATCCTAGTAATTGAAGACAACCCCGACAATCAGCAGCTGGTAACCTGGATTCTCGAAGACGAAGGCTACCAGGTGGCTTGCGCGGATACTGCCGAGGACGGCCTGGCGCTGTTAGAAGATACTCGCTTTGACCTGATTTTGATGGATATTTCCCTCCCGGGTATGGATGGCAAAGAAGCCACCCAGCAGATCCGCAACACACCGCACCTTAAAGACATTCCGATTTTGGCGCTCACGGCGCACGCGGTGCAAGGAGAGCGCGAAGCAATCGTTGCCAGCGGTGTCGACGGCCTAATGACCAAACCACTGGACGAAGAAGAGCTTCTGAAAACGCTGTTTAGTCTGTTCAACCCCGAGCCAACATAG
- a CDS encoding MbnH family di-heme enzyme, whose protein sequence is MFAHKLWIVRWLAIAVGIVCAGCGQKSTPWAWQLPPGFSPPPVPVDNPMTVEKVTLGEKLFFDTRVSGNNQQACASCHHPQFAFAEPFATSTGSTGERHFRNALSLTNVAYNATFTWAHPNLTSLERQIIIPLYNEKPVEMGLTHNEHRVIQRLTEDTAYPQLFATAFPQTFPQLNKDVITVDNIVKALASYVRSLTAFDSKFDRYAYYGEDIFTEQEIRGLNLFMSERLECKHCHGGFNFSQSTVHEGGSTTVRGFHNTGLYAEQTALEFDRGAFDVTGDEMDKGLFRPPTLRNIALTAPYMHDGSIETLAEVIDFYAAGGRNTPTGNFPGDGRQHRNKSLFVHGFGISADEKNDLIAFLNTLTDRSLLPSQSEPKSESTLPAGESPADNRR, encoded by the coding sequence GTGTTTGCACATAAACTGTGGATCGTCCGTTGGCTGGCAATAGCTGTCGGCATCGTGTGTGCGGGCTGTGGACAAAAATCCACGCCCTGGGCATGGCAACTGCCACCAGGATTCAGTCCGCCGCCGGTTCCTGTGGACAACCCCATGACTGTCGAAAAAGTCACCCTGGGAGAAAAGCTGTTTTTCGATACCCGTGTGAGTGGAAATAATCAACAGGCCTGCGCCAGTTGTCACCACCCCCAGTTTGCATTTGCGGAACCATTCGCAACCTCCACTGGCAGCACGGGCGAACGGCACTTTCGCAATGCCCTCAGCCTCACCAATGTCGCCTACAACGCGACTTTTACCTGGGCGCACCCGAACCTCACATCACTTGAACGACAGATAATCATACCGTTGTACAACGAGAAACCGGTCGAAATGGGGCTCACCCACAATGAGCACCGGGTCATCCAGCGTCTGACAGAAGACACAGCCTATCCACAGCTTTTTGCAACTGCCTTTCCCCAGACTTTTCCACAGCTTAATAAAGACGTTATAACTGTTGATAACATTGTGAAGGCACTGGCCAGTTACGTGCGCAGCCTCACCGCGTTCGATTCAAAATTCGACCGTTACGCGTACTATGGCGAGGATATTTTCACCGAGCAGGAAATTCGCGGCTTAAACCTGTTTATGTCGGAACGATTAGAATGTAAACATTGCCACGGCGGATTTAACTTCAGCCAGTCGACGGTTCACGAGGGTGGCAGCACAACGGTGCGGGGGTTCCACAATACGGGGCTCTATGCCGAGCAGACAGCGCTGGAATTCGATCGCGGTGCGTTCGACGTGACCGGAGACGAAATGGACAAGGGGCTTTTTCGACCGCCAACGCTGCGCAATATTGCCCTGACAGCACCTTACATGCACGACGGAAGCATCGAAACGCTGGCCGAGGTTATTGATTTTTATGCGGCGGGCGGCAGAAATACCCCGACGGGTAATTTCCCCGGCGACGGGCGCCAGCACCGCAATAAGAGCCTTTTTGTGCACGGATTCGGTATATCTGCCGACGAGAAGAACGACCTGATTGCGTTTTTAAACACGCTCACTGATCGCAGTCTGCTCCCATCACAATCCGAGCCGAAGAGCGAAAGCACACTGCCCGCGGGTGAAAGCCCGGCAGATAATCGGCGCTAG
- a CDS encoding MbnP family copper-binding protein, giving the protein MVFKQVKSCKSAILLALGIALNGCAPQEQATQLRFELQAPTGARIDLGFYLSAIELRGDDGQWLPLHLSGKQPVALVHLTDQATQQMVSGQLSTDGGDYRGLRFTVGVPEALNHANPLTAAFPLNDSGMFWSWQQGYKFLRIDAAGSNKWALHVGSTGCQSPSAIRPPASPCAQSNRVTITLPDYNPSSDHIAVDIRALAALVDKHASSSPEPINSPEPVDCSMHYAMQPVCRAMFDTIGLNADTGECHTDCTSQQLFHRIH; this is encoded by the coding sequence GTGGTGTTTAAACAGGTAAAGAGTTGTAAAAGCGCGATCCTGCTCGCATTGGGAATCGCGCTGAACGGTTGTGCGCCGCAAGAGCAGGCGACACAACTGCGGTTTGAATTACAGGCGCCGACCGGTGCGCGCATCGATCTGGGGTTTTATTTGTCCGCTATTGAGCTGCGCGGGGATGACGGACAATGGCTACCGCTACACCTGTCGGGCAAGCAACCAGTGGCATTGGTACACCTCACAGATCAAGCGACCCAGCAGATGGTATCCGGTCAGTTATCCACCGACGGCGGAGATTACCGCGGCCTGCGCTTTACCGTCGGTGTGCCCGAGGCGCTCAACCATGCCAACCCCCTAACCGCTGCATTTCCACTGAATGACAGCGGTATGTTCTGGAGCTGGCAGCAGGGTTACAAGTTCTTGCGTATTGATGCCGCAGGGAGCAACAAATGGGCGTTGCACGTCGGCAGCACGGGTTGCCAGTCGCCATCTGCCATACGCCCACCTGCATCACCCTGCGCACAGTCGAACCGAGTGACAATTACACTTCCCGACTACAACCCCTCCAGCGATCATATTGCTGTGGATATCCGCGCGCTCGCCGCACTTGTGGACAAGCACGCGTCGAGCAGCCCTGAGCCAATAAACAGCCCTGAGCCTGTGGATTGTTCAATGCATTACGCGATGCAGCCGGTGTGTCGGGCCATGTTTGACACCATCGGGCTCAATGCCGACACCGGTGAATGCCACACAGACTGCACTTCCCAACAGCTTTTCCACAGGATTCACTAG
- a CDS encoding porin family protein encodes MKLFTKSALALVIGLASTQSFAGGESGIYIGGSIGRASLDTKDTDYDLSEEASSYKVLVGYNFGLLPFLDLAVEADYRSYGEFENNVAKSELTSIDAYGLVGMNFGLAGVFVKYGYANTDVDSVIGDQDYNESDTSPSYGIGAKASLLDFTFRGEYEYFDLQDTDDLSMVSVGVTYTF; translated from the coding sequence ATGAAACTTTTTACCAAATCCGCGCTGGCGCTTGTAATAGGCCTGGCCAGCACGCAGTCCTTCGCCGGGGGTGAATCCGGAATCTATATTGGCGGAAGTATTGGTCGCGCTTCGTTGGATACCAAAGATACAGACTACGATCTGAGCGAAGAAGCCTCCAGCTACAAAGTGTTGGTTGGCTACAACTTCGGGCTGCTGCCGTTTCTGGACCTCGCGGTGGAAGCGGATTATCGCAGTTATGGCGAGTTCGAAAATAATGTGGCCAAATCTGAGCTCACCTCCATCGATGCCTATGGTCTGGTGGGTATGAACTTCGGCCTGGCTGGTGTGTTTGTAAAATACGGTTATGCCAATACCGACGTGGATAGTGTGATCGGCGATCAGGATTACAACGAATCCGATACCAGCCCTTCCTACGGCATAGGCGCAAAAGCCAGCCTGCTGGATTTCACCTTCCGTGGCGAATACGAATACTTCGATCTGCAAGATACCGACGACCTGTCGATGGTCTCTGTGGGCGTTACCTACACTTTCTAA